The following are encoded in a window of Apteryx mantelli isolate bAptMan1 chromosome 17, bAptMan1.hap1, whole genome shotgun sequence genomic DNA:
- the SMTN gene encoding smoothelin isoform X4, with translation MSQENLLGMDEAALRKLLEATLDLAERRRIRSAIRELRRQELERDEEALASKRFRSERGSHRQDNKENWLRSQQLEEEQQKALASLSQKLESITDVEELTKLLRGASEYEERKLIRAAIRKLRAEEIEAATLAGNVQSSRRDDAEPPTLPGRVESGQRGESVQPALPRSRESSQRDDAEPGAARGRNMESSQRGNTEPLTVTGSVESSRRGDDEPPTLAGSMESSHRGDAEPLAAKEPEPTEAERSAAHEQGNVVEQEHIRTEIQELRSEQQRAPEKPNAQDAASGTLALLDLHQAPESCPAPEPEPKEHAEELEQGQPRSELAAQAELQYRASWKEKSPESPSATREPGAEQLETSRSVGGSCRVEQALPQQPCAVSQGSQFVVCMRGQAPEKTGNPPVEKQAAPAQRGAGSPARLDTHRWEQAPSSLRPAGRAEPCPDGPFQRAASVRERARRFTAEAPSVAAAAARSAAAAGSAGRRRAAAGGPEGAGGAAGGRAGPGQWQRGPRAAPPGPAQNARGSGGGAEQRPAPPPAGPRPAGPDPGPGPDPAAGPGAHDAMKTCFTIEIKDGRVQPLSTRVVGAPGSQRAELTLGLRSSPIRITTIPSSSSSNVTKMEPELVEQPQAPRLEPELPNGMEKVQVREPEKRSKLSVEELNRIEDEDVLDKMLDQTTDFEERRLIRAAMRELRQRKRDGSSTFVQTKSSYSSSSKKMGSIFDREDESASRQNSLAALERRQAEKKKELLKAQSLPKTSASQARKAMIEKLQKEGGSPANPAVSRTAVQRSSSFGVPNANSIKQMLLDWCRAKTRGYEHVDIQNFSSSWSDGMAFCALVHNFFPEAFDYSQLTPQNRRHNFEVAFSSAEKHADCPQLLDVEDMIRMREPDWKCVYTYIQEFYRCLVQKGLVKTKKS, from the exons ATGTCCCAGGAAAACCTCCTCGGCATGGACGAGGCGGCGCTGAGGAAGCTG CTGGAGGCCACGCTGGACCTTGCCGAGCGGCGCCGCATTCGCTCGGCCATCAGGGAGCTGCGGCGCCAGGAGCTGGAGCGGGACGAGGAGGCGCTGGCGTCCAAGCGCTTCCGCTCGGAGCGCGGCAGCCACAGGCAGGACAACAAGGAGAACTGGCTGCG GTCCCAGCAGCTAGAGGAGGAGCAGCAGAAGGCCCTGGCCTCATTGTCCCAGAAACTCGAATCGATCACGGATGTGGAGGAGCTGACAAAACTG CTGCGGGGGGCCAGCGAGTACGAGGAGCGCAAGCTGATCCGCGCTGCCATCCGCAAGCTGCGGGCTGAGGAGATCGAAG CTGCAACCCTGGCTGGGAATGTGCAGAGCAGCCGGAGGGATGACGCTGAGCCACCAACGCTGCCTGGGAGAGTGGAGAGCGGCCAGAGGGGTGAGAGTGTGCAACCAGCCCTGCCTAGGAGCCGGGAGAGCAGCCAGAGAGATGATGCCGAGCCCGGGGCAGCTCGAGGCAGGAACATGGAGAGCAGCCAGAGAGGCAACACTGAGCCACTGACTGTGACCGGGAGTGTGGAGAGCAGCCGGAGGGGTGATGATGAGCCGCCAACCCTGGCTGGGAGCATGGAGAGCAGCCACAGGGGTGATGCTGAACCACTGGCTGCTAAGGAGCCTGAGCCGACTGAAGCTGAACGCTCCGCG GCCCATGagcaaggcaatgtggtggagcAGGAGCACATCCGGACTGAGATCCAGGAGCTACGCAGCGAGCAGCAGAGAGCGCCTGAAAAACCCAATGCCCAGG ATGCAGCCTCGGGGACCCTTGCGCTCCTGGATCTGCACCAGGCCCCAGAGTCCTGTCCAGCCCCCGAGCCGGAGCCCAAAGAGCacgccgaggagctggagcagggcCAGCCACGCTCCGAGCTTGCTGCTCAGGCTGAGTTGCAGTATCGAGCCTCCTGGAAGGAAAAGAGCCCAGAGAGCCCCTCTGCCACGCGAGAGCCCGGAGCGGAGCAGTTGGAGACATCCCGCAGCGTGGGGGGAAGCTGCCGGGTAGAGCAGGCTCTTCCGCAACAGCCCTGTGCCGTTAGCCAGGGCAGCCAG TTTGTTGTCTGCATGAGGGGCCAGGCGCCAGAGAAGACGGGAAATCCTCCGGTGGAGAAGCAAGCAG CGCCCGCCCAGCGCGGAGCAGGGAGCCCGGCTCGCCTGGACACTCACCGCTGGGAGCAAGCGCCTTCCTCCCTGCGCCCGGCCGGCCGCGCAG aGCCGTGCCCCGACGGGCCCTTCCAGCGTGCCGCCTCGGTGCGGGAGCGCGCCCGCAGGTTCACCGCGGAGGCGCCGAGcgtcgcggcggcggccgcccgcagcgcggcggcggcgggcagtgcggggcggcggcgggcggcggcgggcggccccgagggggcgggcggcgccgcgggggggcgggccgggcccggccaatggcagcgggggccgcgcgcggccccgccggggcccGCTCAAaacgcgcggggcagcggcgggggcgcagagcagcgcccggccccgccgccggccggcccccgccccgccggccccgaccccggccccggccccgaccctgccgccggccccggcgcgcacGACGCCATGAAGACCTGCTTCACCATCGAGATCAAGGATGGGCGCGTGCAGCCCCTCAGCACCCGCGTCGTCGGGGCCCCCGGCAGCCAGCGGGCAG AGCTGACCCTGGGGCTGAGGAGCTCTCCCATCCGGAtcaccaccatccccagcagcagcagcagcaatgtcaCCAAG ATGGAGCCGGAGCTGGtggagcagccccaagcaccgaGGCTGGAACCAGAGCTTCCCAATGGCATGGAGAAAGTTCAAGTGAGAGAGCCGGAGAAGAGGAGCAAGCTGAGTGTCGAGGAGCTGAACAGGATCGAGGACGAGGATGTTCTGGATAAGATG CTGGATCAGACGACGGACTTTGAGGAGCGGCGACTGATCCGCGCTGCCATGCGGGAGCTGCGGCAGCGTAAGCGAG ATGGCAGCAGTACGTTTGTTCAAACCAAATCGTCCTACAGCTCTTCTTCCAAGAAGATGGGCAG CATCTTTGACCGTGAAGACGAGAGTGCCTCAAGACAGAACAGCCTGGCTGCGCTGGAGCGGCGCCAagctgagaagaaaaaggagctgcTGAAAGCTCAGAGCCTGCCCAAGACATCTGCCTCACAGGCTCGCAAGGCCATGATTGAGAAGCTGCAGAAGGAGGGCGGGAG TCCTGCAAACCCTGCAGTGTCACGCACAGCTGTGCAGCGCTCCTCCAGCTTTGGCGTTCCCAATGCCAACAGCATCAAGCAGATGTTGCTGGACTGGTGCAGAGCCAAGACCCGGGGCTATGAG CATGTGGACATCCAGAACTTCTCATCCAGCTGGAGTGATGGCATGGCCTTCTGTGCCTTGGTCCACAACTTCTTCCCTGAGGCTTTTGACTACAGCCAGCTCACGCCCCAGAACCGCCGTCACAACTTCGAGGTGGCCTTCTCCTCTGCAGA GAAGCACGCTGATTGTCCGCAGTTGCTGGACGTGGAGGACATGATCCGGATGCGCGAGCCGGATTGGaagtgtgtgtacacatacattCAGGAATTCTATCGCTGCCTGGTCCAGAAGGGGCTGGTAAAAACCAAAAAGTCGTAG